From the Micromonospora sediminicola genome, one window contains:
- a CDS encoding non-ribosomal peptide synthetase encodes MEPSHRPAAVPAVGAPGTPPTPLAQVTGAAAAVLALDPSQLRELATGHSFASLGGSSLNAVQLVAEAAHLGWHLELADLISREPLAHALRSARPAAPSPRPASPATPVRLVLPGQAGMLRWDDRGSGRPYHLLFTADIRDGGGPDRVAAAVGVLTARHESLRTMFLRHDIDETGFARRVEAVARPRIARQVLRTPPGTDMVDAVNRQLAAASGQLVKPFHQVPVFFQITEDAADPRRLLLSLLCHHALLDGWSVNRLFRELADELAGAQLPEPVTPELLRAAGPSHDVSTALLERRVAQLRGVPAPLEMPSDLARPERQEPDGHRLTRSLSRPSAQAWRRFAGVTGISRTAVLLAAWALVLARRTAMSDLLIGVPIARRQTPDLAAAMAYATNLVPVRCRIDDDASISGYLAGVADDLADAVRAADVPFERLHTALGGGGDRRRAPLVQMVVAPEDELIQRRIESGPVRVDLYEGHCGGTPFDTVLFVGGSPDEPTVVCEYATSVLTPYEAAELLDALDHTLVELHRATRVGEVRTISEPQRQRLCRIRQGPPTPPDSDVWQLVRATAARLPEVVAVRDEQGELTYRELMDLAGEQARELRRAGVGANDVVAVAVRRSCREAVAVLAALRLGAAYVGLDLADPERRIREVIELARPAAVLTDHHSEARLQQVAPADLPRLRVRLAPPAPADDGAGDPGSLPEPAMDPERIIYLTFTSGSTGAPKGVRVRHGSVVRLVSPDLGDAAVCVEGDRMLRISPLAFDLSPIELFGPLAVGATVEVHPEEIPTAAGVAEHLDARDITVAWITAGLFRLVARHRPDCFRRMRYVMSGGEAVDPDAVRAVLTHSPGVRVVNGYGPSENATFTTTHPVQSCSDLDHQTPIGTAVPGTGVLVLDESGRVVPPGGIGELVATGAGLAVDYHRNPEATAATFGRPAPDTGERAYRTGDLVRLDGYGRLRYLGRNDHQVKVGGIRIELGDIRARLLECPGVAGAAVVAVPQGPSNTVLAAVVPDGPATVAEWRDRLAAQLPPAGVPSLWAIVAALPLTVNGKTDAAALERVARPIGALLGSTDDPEADVGVDGPSGPPASPAPDGAADQRHRKLAESAWHAVLGAPPSSPESDFFAAGGDSLLMTRLMLHLRRQHAIRIRPRDFYSDPTMRHLVACIARAEVEQSGDRDPRRGGSVV; translated from the coding sequence ATGGAGCCGAGCCACCGACCCGCCGCGGTGCCGGCCGTCGGCGCGCCGGGCACACCTCCAACGCCCCTGGCCCAGGTGACCGGTGCGGCGGCAGCAGTCCTCGCACTCGACCCGTCCCAGTTACGGGAGCTGGCCACCGGTCACTCCTTCGCGTCCCTGGGCGGTTCCTCCCTCAACGCCGTCCAACTGGTCGCCGAAGCCGCGCACCTGGGCTGGCATCTGGAACTGGCAGACCTAATCTCCCGCGAGCCGCTGGCCCACGCACTGCGCTCCGCCCGCCCGGCCGCGCCGTCGCCCCGCCCCGCGTCGCCGGCCACCCCCGTGCGGCTGGTGCTGCCCGGTCAGGCCGGGATGCTGCGCTGGGACGACCGCGGCTCCGGCAGGCCGTACCACCTGCTGTTCACCGCGGACATCCGCGACGGCGGCGGTCCCGACCGGGTTGCCGCGGCGGTCGGCGTCCTGACCGCACGACACGAGTCCCTGCGGACGATGTTCCTGCGCCACGACATCGACGAGACGGGATTCGCGCGGCGGGTAGAAGCGGTGGCCCGGCCGCGAATCGCTCGCCAGGTGCTGCGCACGCCGCCGGGCACCGACATGGTCGACGCGGTCAACCGCCAACTGGCCGCCGCGAGTGGGCAGCTGGTGAAGCCGTTCCACCAGGTTCCGGTCTTCTTCCAGATCACCGAGGACGCGGCGGATCCGCGCCGACTCCTGCTGTCGCTCCTGTGCCATCACGCGCTCCTCGACGGTTGGTCCGTCAACCGGCTGTTCCGGGAGTTGGCCGACGAACTCGCCGGCGCCCAGCTGCCGGAACCGGTGACTCCCGAGCTGCTCCGGGCCGCGGGCCCCTCCCACGACGTGTCCACCGCGCTGCTCGAACGACGCGTCGCCCAGCTCCGCGGCGTACCCGCCCCGTTGGAGATGCCCTCCGACCTGGCTCGACCGGAGCGGCAGGAGCCCGACGGCCATCGGCTCACCCGGTCCCTGTCCCGGCCGTCCGCGCAGGCGTGGCGGCGGTTCGCCGGCGTCACGGGGATCAGCCGCACGGCGGTGCTGCTGGCCGCCTGGGCCCTGGTCCTGGCTCGCCGCACCGCCATGTCTGACCTGCTCATCGGTGTCCCCATCGCACGCCGGCAGACCCCCGACCTGGCCGCGGCGATGGCCTACGCCACCAACCTCGTTCCGGTTCGGTGCCGCATCGACGACGACGCGTCGATCAGCGGCTACCTCGCCGGTGTCGCCGACGACCTCGCCGACGCGGTCCGTGCCGCCGACGTACCGTTCGAGCGGCTGCACACCGCGCTCGGTGGTGGCGGTGACCGGCGGCGGGCACCGCTGGTGCAGATGGTGGTCGCGCCGGAGGACGAACTGATCCAGCGCCGGATCGAGAGCGGCCCGGTGCGGGTCGACCTGTACGAGGGGCATTGCGGCGGAACACCTTTCGACACGGTGCTGTTCGTCGGCGGCAGCCCGGACGAACCGACGGTGGTCTGCGAGTACGCGACCTCGGTGCTGACCCCGTACGAGGCCGCGGAGCTGCTCGACGCCCTTGATCACACTCTCGTGGAGCTGCACCGGGCCACCCGGGTCGGCGAGGTGCGCACGATCTCGGAGCCACAGCGGCAGCGGCTTTGCCGGATTCGACAGGGACCGCCGACACCGCCGGACAGCGACGTCTGGCAGCTCGTGCGCGCCACCGCCGCCCGGCTGCCGGAAGTCGTGGCGGTCCGCGACGAGCAGGGTGAGCTCACCTACCGGGAGTTGATGGATCTCGCCGGCGAGCAGGCGCGCGAGCTGCGACGGGCGGGCGTCGGCGCGAACGACGTGGTAGCCGTCGCGGTCCGGCGCTCCTGTCGTGAGGCGGTGGCCGTACTGGCCGCCCTGCGTCTGGGGGCCGCCTACGTCGGCCTCGACCTCGCCGACCCCGAGCGGCGGATCCGCGAGGTGATCGAACTCGCCCGGCCCGCCGCCGTGCTCACCGACCACCACAGCGAGGCGCGGCTCCAGCAGGTCGCGCCCGCGGATCTACCGCGCCTGCGGGTGCGCCTGGCCCCACCGGCTCCCGCCGACGACGGCGCGGGCGATCCCGGCTCGCTACCCGAGCCGGCCATGGACCCGGAGCGGATCATCTACCTCACCTTCACGTCGGGCTCCACCGGCGCCCCGAAGGGCGTACGGGTCCGGCACGGGTCGGTGGTCCGGTTGGTCTCTCCGGACCTGGGCGACGCAGCGGTGTGTGTCGAGGGCGACCGAATGCTGCGCATCTCGCCGTTGGCCTTCGACCTAAGCCCGATCGAGCTGTTCGGGCCGCTGGCCGTCGGCGCCACGGTGGAGGTGCATCCCGAGGAGATCCCGACGGCCGCAGGTGTCGCGGAGCACCTCGACGCCCGCGACATCACGGTCGCCTGGATCACCGCCGGCCTGTTCCGATTGGTCGCCCGGCACCGCCCCGACTGCTTCCGCCGCATGCGCTACGTGATGTCCGGCGGTGAGGCGGTCGACCCCGACGCGGTGCGGGCGGTCCTGACCCACAGCCCCGGGGTACGCGTCGTGAACGGCTACGGCCCGTCGGAGAACGCCACGTTCACGACCACGCATCCGGTCCAGTCCTGCTCCGATCTCGACCATCAGACACCGATCGGCACCGCCGTGCCCGGGACCGGCGTCCTGGTGCTCGACGAGTCGGGCCGGGTCGTGCCTCCCGGGGGGATCGGCGAACTCGTCGCCACGGGGGCCGGCCTCGCCGTCGACTACCACCGCAACCCGGAGGCGACCGCGGCGACATTCGGCCGCCCCGCCCCGGACACCGGCGAGCGGGCCTACCGCACCGGGGACCTCGTCCGGTTGGACGGCTACGGCCGCCTGCGGTACCTCGGCCGCAACGACCACCAGGTGAAGGTCGGCGGAATCCGCATCGAGCTGGGCGACATCCGCGCGCGTCTGCTGGAGTGTCCCGGGGTGGCCGGCGCCGCCGTGGTAGCTGTGCCGCAGGGACCCTCGAACACGGTGCTCGCCGCGGTGGTGCCCGACGGGCCGGCGACCGTGGCCGAGTGGCGGGACCGGTTGGCGGCCCAGTTACCGCCGGCCGGCGTGCCCTCCCTGTGGGCGATCGTGGCGGCGCTGCCGCTGACGGTCAACGGCAAGACGGACGCCGCCGCCCTCGAGCGTGTCGCCAGGCCGATCGGTGCCCTGCTCGGATCCACCGACGACCCGGAGGCGGACGTCGGCGTCGACGGTCCGTCCGGTCCGCCTGCCAGCCCCGCCCCGGACGGCGCGGCCGACCAGCGCCACCGGAAACTGGCCGAGTCGGCCTGGCACGCGGTGCTCGGAGCCCCACCCAGCTCACCGGAGAGTGACTTCTTCGCCGCCGGCGGCGACTCACTGCTGATGACCCGGCTGATGCTGCACCTGCGGCGCCAGCACGCCATCCGGATCCGGCCGCGGGACTTCTACTCCGACCCGACGATGCGCCACCTGGTCGCCTGCATCGCGCGTGCCGAGGTCGAGCAGTCGGGCGACCGCGATCCTCGCCGAGGAGGCTCCGTTGTCTGA
- a CDS encoding amino acid adenylation domain-containing protein gives MNQARTPDGDAYIVVRNGEGRLGVWPAPRPVPAGWSATGPAGTRERCLAEVGRQSDTPRPRGPAGETLLTMVRRTVDRVPDRPAVRDDDRFLSYADLWRESDAVATWLTGRGVSPGDRVVVYRERGVSTLTSILGVLKAGAAYIAVDTRYPDARRDLMIRAGRPALVLTGPELAHQLSETGVPVGELDSAGWAASGTVSPPPLDVRADDAACVLFTSGSSGQPKAIVLEHRNLRYFAENEALPPLTEQDRTAQVSSVSFDAFHFEIWASLAGGAEVVVMPSLSTLMGEDMERDLQRRRITAMLAPTMVVNHVVHEDRDAFAPLRVLHTGGDVLQPAACRELLAGGFTGEFRNLYGPAEASTACTGFLVNDLAEDADTVPIGAPLAGASVYVLDANLDAVDVGQVGEIHIGGTGVARGYLDQPVLTAERFLPDPFGPTGATMYATGDLARRRADGLLEFVGRADDQVKIRGYRVEPGEVERLLGRHPSITQAVVLAIGADHDRHLVALVVLREAVPLNRLRAFAVAQLPTFMVPAVIIVVPEIPGNEHGKRDVRTLRAVAEEHLRRRANRVRPADPTQVYLAGLWEELLGVETVGATDDFFDLGGNSLLAFRAQRRIRRDLDVALDIRDVLDNSELAKLALRIDEHRQARR, from the coding sequence GTGAACCAGGCTCGGACGCCGGACGGCGACGCGTACATCGTCGTGCGCAACGGTGAGGGACGACTGGGAGTGTGGCCCGCCCCGCGGCCGGTTCCGGCGGGATGGTCGGCGACCGGCCCGGCCGGCACCCGGGAGAGGTGCCTGGCGGAGGTCGGGCGCCAGAGTGACACACCACGGCCGCGAGGCCCGGCCGGAGAGACCCTGCTGACGATGGTGCGGCGGACGGTCGACCGGGTACCGGACCGACCGGCGGTGCGCGACGACGACCGGTTCCTCTCGTACGCGGATCTCTGGCGGGAGTCCGACGCGGTGGCGACGTGGCTGACCGGTCGCGGCGTGTCGCCCGGGGACCGGGTCGTCGTCTACCGCGAGCGCGGCGTCTCGACGCTGACCAGCATCCTCGGCGTATTGAAGGCGGGCGCGGCCTACATCGCGGTCGACACCCGCTATCCGGACGCCCGGCGTGATCTCATGATCCGCGCGGGCCGACCCGCCCTGGTGCTGACCGGGCCGGAGCTCGCCCACCAGCTGTCCGAGACCGGCGTGCCGGTCGGTGAACTGGACTCTGCCGGATGGGCCGCGTCGGGCACGGTGAGCCCCCCTCCACTCGACGTCCGGGCCGACGACGCCGCCTGCGTCCTGTTCACCTCCGGCTCGTCCGGCCAGCCGAAGGCGATCGTGCTGGAGCACCGTAACCTGCGGTACTTCGCCGAGAACGAGGCGCTTCCGCCGCTGACGGAGCAGGACCGCACCGCCCAGGTCTCCAGCGTCTCCTTCGACGCGTTCCATTTCGAGATCTGGGCCAGCCTCGCGGGCGGTGCCGAGGTGGTCGTCATGCCGTCGCTGTCGACGCTGATGGGGGAGGACATGGAGCGCGACCTCCAGCGCCGGCGGATCACCGCGATGCTCGCCCCCACGATGGTCGTCAACCACGTCGTGCACGAAGACCGCGACGCGTTCGCGCCGCTGCGTGTCCTGCACACCGGCGGAGACGTCCTCCAACCGGCAGCCTGCCGTGAGCTGCTCGCCGGCGGATTCACCGGAGAGTTCCGCAACCTGTACGGCCCGGCCGAGGCGAGCACCGCCTGCACTGGGTTCCTCGTCAACGACCTGGCCGAGGACGCGGACACCGTACCGATCGGAGCACCGCTCGCCGGGGCGTCGGTGTACGTCCTCGACGCGAACCTCGACGCGGTGGACGTGGGCCAGGTCGGTGAGATCCACATCGGCGGCACCGGTGTCGCCCGCGGCTACCTGGACCAACCGGTCCTGACCGCCGAACGCTTCCTGCCCGACCCCTTCGGCCCGACCGGCGCCACGATGTACGCGACCGGCGACCTCGCCCGCCGCCGTGCCGACGGCCTACTGGAGTTCGTCGGCCGGGCCGACGACCAGGTGAAGATCCGCGGGTACCGCGTCGAGCCGGGCGAAGTGGAACGGCTGTTGGGACGGCACCCGTCCATCACACAGGCGGTCGTCCTGGCGATCGGTGCGGACCACGACCGGCACCTCGTCGCGCTGGTGGTGCTACGGGAAGCCGTTCCCCTCAACCGCCTGCGCGCGTTCGCGGTGGCGCAACTGCCGACCTTCATGGTGCCGGCGGTGATCATCGTTGTTCCCGAGATCCCCGGCAACGAGCACGGCAAGCGAGACGTCCGGACGCTGCGGGCCGTCGCCGAGGAGCATCTGCGGCGCCGGGCGAACCGGGTCCGGCCGGCCGACCCGACCCAGGTGTATCTGGCTGGCCTGTGGGAGGAACTGCTCGGGGTGGAGACTGTGGGTGCCACCGACGACTTCTTCGACCTCGGCGGCAACTCGCTCCTGGCGTTCCGGGCCCAACGGCGGATCAGGCGCGATCTCGACGTCGCGCTGGACATCCGTGACGTGCTCGACAACAGCGAGCTGGCAAAGCTCGCCCTGCGTATCGACGAGCACCGGCAGGCACGGCGATGA
- a CDS encoding cytochrome P450 translates to MTAPAPIVDLTDVEAFAAGAHREMFRWLRATDPVHAHVFPDGGRFWALTRYRDVVAAYTDHRTFSSSGGAMLGGSFRSREDTAAGRMLVASDPPRHRLLRKVMHHAFSPERIRLVQRQVELLVDAAVDRLLADGGGDFATDVAPELPAGALMAMVGLSQDEAHELIGMTRRMIGFRDPVLVEQTSDVRLQLAGIQADIFDFFEEVIRLRRHRPGDDLVSLLLTATINGRPLPEEEVLYNCMNVAVGGNETSSYTACSGLLALLDHPDQSSILLRDPELLDCAIGEMLRWSSTNAYVQRVAVRDTEIGGRHIRSGDSVTLWNVSANFDEDQFDEPNVFRVTRTPNRHLTYGVGIHRCIGATLAHVELGTLFARILPHLPRMQQAGEARRLRSNFILGTTSMPIVMI, encoded by the coding sequence ATGACCGCACCCGCCCCGATCGTCGACCTGACCGACGTCGAAGCCTTCGCGGCCGGCGCGCACCGGGAGATGTTCCGGTGGCTGCGGGCCACCGACCCGGTGCACGCGCACGTGTTTCCCGACGGCGGGCGGTTCTGGGCACTAACCCGGTACCGGGACGTGGTGGCCGCGTACACGGACCACCGGACGTTCAGCTCCAGCGGCGGCGCCATGCTGGGCGGGTCGTTCCGCAGCCGCGAGGACACCGCCGCCGGACGCATGCTCGTCGCGTCGGACCCACCGCGCCACCGGCTGCTCCGCAAGGTGATGCACCACGCGTTCAGCCCAGAACGGATCCGACTGGTCCAGCGACAGGTCGAGCTGCTAGTCGACGCGGCCGTCGACCGACTGCTGGCCGATGGCGGCGGCGACTTCGCCACCGACGTGGCCCCGGAACTGCCCGCCGGAGCGTTGATGGCGATGGTCGGCCTCTCCCAGGACGAGGCACACGAGCTGATCGGGATGACCCGACGCATGATCGGGTTCCGGGATCCCGTGCTGGTCGAGCAGACCTCCGACGTGCGGCTGCAACTGGCCGGCATCCAGGCGGACATCTTCGACTTCTTCGAGGAGGTGATCCGCCTGCGCCGGCACCGACCTGGTGACGACCTGGTGAGCCTGCTGCTCACCGCGACCATCAACGGGCGGCCGCTGCCCGAGGAGGAAGTGCTCTACAACTGCATGAACGTGGCCGTCGGCGGCAACGAGACGAGCTCGTACACGGCCTGCTCCGGTCTGCTGGCGCTGCTGGACCACCCGGACCAGTCGAGCATCCTGCTACGCGATCCCGAGCTGCTCGACTGCGCGATCGGCGAGATGCTGCGGTGGAGTTCGACCAACGCGTACGTCCAGCGCGTCGCCGTCCGCGACACCGAGATCGGTGGGCGTCACATCCGGTCCGGAGACTCGGTGACGCTGTGGAACGTGTCCGCAAACTTCGACGAGGACCAGTTCGACGAGCCGAACGTATTTCGCGTCACCCGCACCCCGAACCGTCACCTCACCTACGGCGTGGGCATCCACCGCTGCATCGGCGCCACGCTGGCCCACGTCGAGCTGGGAACGCTGTTCGCGCGGATCCTGCCGCACCTGCCGAGGATGCAGCAGGCAGGGGAGGCCCGCAGGCTGAGGTCCAACTTCATCCTCGGCACCACCTCGATGCCGATCGTCATGATTTGA
- a CDS encoding SRPBCC family protein: protein MDDRDGGQTLAAVTMSVSIRRPPDVLWDMASDVAMWPRFLRSVRGSRLISSNEYHLTTRQGTVVLRTRFDRDRLLLDHLLVLPVRSPFHYACRLVPNYHGSELVASVIMRPREADSHFRRRVSLLQEAFDDLRHVAEGPLEAYSGYDGTLPAQVMPPRRGDQPPISVRR, encoded by the coding sequence ATGGATGACAGAGATGGCGGTCAAACCCTCGCCGCCGTGACGATGTCGGTGTCGATCCGGCGTCCACCGGATGTCCTCTGGGACATGGCATCCGACGTTGCGATGTGGCCGCGATTTCTAAGGTCCGTCCGCGGGTCGCGATTAATCTCCAGCAACGAGTATCACCTCACCACGCGGCAGGGAACGGTCGTTCTCAGGACCAGGTTTGACCGTGACAGGTTGCTCCTTGACCACCTCCTCGTCCTGCCAGTCCGGTCGCCGTTCCACTACGCCTGTCGGCTTGTGCCGAACTACCACGGTTCGGAACTCGTGGCGTCGGTGATCATGCGACCGCGCGAGGCTGACTCGCATTTCAGGCGGAGAGTGAGCCTCCTGCAGGAGGCCTTCGATGATCTTAGACATGTCGCGGAAGGACCGCTGGAGGCCTACTCCGGGTACGACGGGACACTGCCGGCGCAGGTCATGCCCCCTCGCAGGGGGGACCAGCCGCCCATCTCCGTCCGTCGATAG
- a CDS encoding CGNR zinc finger domain-containing protein: protein MTDSEHDHLSDEAALENLLRTIDWWTEADCGLSDLCALRSLRHRLRALWPGSEAVAVSVVNQLLHKFDALPQMVRDGGTENYRLELLAPDGSVAAQLAIRTSMAVADLVQRGELHRLRLCARPECREVMVDLSRNGSKKFCAGRCGNRAAVAAYRARNASSGAVGDICRSGRHPARDIDP from the coding sequence ATGACTGACAGCGAGCACGACCATCTATCCGACGAGGCGGCTCTCGAGAACTTGCTTCGCACCATCGACTGGTGGACAGAGGCGGATTGCGGCTTGAGTGATCTATGCGCGCTCCGCAGCCTCCGTCACCGTCTCCGGGCGCTCTGGCCGGGATCTGAGGCTGTCGCCGTGAGCGTAGTCAACCAACTCCTGCACAAGTTCGACGCCCTCCCGCAGATGGTGAGAGATGGCGGTACGGAGAACTACCGCTTGGAGCTTCTGGCGCCGGACGGCTCCGTTGCGGCCCAACTCGCCATCCGGACGTCAATGGCCGTCGCCGACCTGGTGCAGCGTGGGGAGCTTCACCGGCTGCGTCTCTGCGCGCGCCCAGAGTGCCGTGAGGTAATGGTCGACCTCTCGAGAAACGGATCCAAGAAGTTCTGTGCGGGTCGCTGCGGAAACCGCGCTGCCGTCGCCGCGTACCGAGCCCGCAACGCTTCCTCTGGCGCGGTCGGCGACATCTGCCGCTCAGGTCGTCACCCTGCCCGCGACATCGATCCTTGA
- a CDS encoding mycothiol transferase — MAYIDGPPLDGNETDTLLGALERSRATLAWKCGGLDEAGMRATVGTSSMTLGGLLKHLAGVEDEYFTRRLLGRDLPPPWDTVDWDDDPDWEWNSAAADTPEQLMTLWQDAAARSRAAVVEALAEGGLDQPARYVKLTEVPTLRRILIDMIEEYARHVGHADLIRESVDGLVGEDPPRRGSETG, encoded by the coding sequence ATGGCCTATATCGATGGACCTCCTCTCGACGGCAACGAGACCGATACACTGCTCGGTGCCCTCGAGAGGTCGCGCGCGACGTTGGCGTGGAAGTGCGGAGGGCTCGACGAAGCGGGCATGAGGGCGACCGTAGGTACCTCATCAATGACCCTTGGTGGCTTGCTCAAGCACCTCGCCGGCGTCGAGGACGAGTACTTCACGCGGCGGCTGCTCGGGCGGGATCTACCGCCCCCTTGGGACACGGTGGACTGGGACGACGATCCCGACTGGGAGTGGAACTCGGCCGCGGCGGACACACCCGAGCAGCTCATGACCCTCTGGCAGGATGCTGCGGCCCGGTCTCGCGCGGCGGTCGTAGAAGCGCTGGCCGAGGGCGGCTTGGACCAACCAGCCCGGTACGTCAAATTGACTGAGGTGCCCACCCTGCGCCGCATCCTCATCGACATGATCGAGGAGTACGCGCGGCATGTCGGTCACGCTGACCTCATACGTGAGTCGGTGGACGGCCTCGTAGGTGAGGACCCCCCGCGTCGAGGCAGCGAGACGGGCTGA
- a CDS encoding CbrC family protein, with translation MIGSAAELLASQDTDLYRGPIYGGQPESPCLHCIYSEEASRALGVVAAATDGSDILDMPAEFSDAVDVPDDVPHHVIEEITRRTPGFTGWQQRSWLYHCGDLHAIASSTPRRVSRAEITALLTALGDITTALCDADPVEKAEVYRQLGLRLNYHPETETVRAEVDLSTHRGRTLVSEGRYEPMPHRRCRSARR, from the coding sequence ATCATCGGTAGCGCAGCCGAGCTGCTCGCCTCCCAGGACACCGACCTCTACCGGGGACCGATCTACGGCGGGCAGCCCGAGAGTCCTTGCCTGCACTGTATCTACTCCGAGGAGGCCTCCAGGGCACTTGGCGTCGTCGCCGCCGCCACGGATGGCAGCGACATCCTGGACATGCCTGCCGAATTCAGCGACGCAGTCGACGTGCCTGACGACGTGCCGCACCACGTCATCGAAGAAATTACCCGTCGGACCCCTGGCTTCACCGGTTGGCAGCAACGATCTTGGCTCTACCACTGCGGCGACCTACACGCCATCGCGAGTTCCACCCCGCGTCGGGTGAGCCGCGCAGAGATTACGGCTCTGCTGACCGCGCTCGGCGACATCACCACCGCGCTCTGCGACGCCGACCCTGTGGAAAAGGCCGAGGTCTACCGGCAACTCGGCCTCCGACTGAACTACCACCCGGAGACGGAAACGGTGCGCGCTGAAGTCGATCTCAGCACGCACCGTGGGAGAACCTTGGTGTCCGAGGGGCGATACGAACCGATGCCCCACCGCCGCTGCCGATCAGCAAGACGTTGA
- the trpD gene encoding anthranilate phosphoribosyltransferase — MTESWPALLRALVAGKHLTGGAAGWAMEQIVRGDASPVQVAAFLTALGAKGATADELDGCVDALLRAATPVSIAGPAVDLVGTGGDGKNAVNVSTMASIVVAATGATVVKHGGRSASATSAGSADVVEALGIPLDLDPDAHVGVAAEAGITFLFAPQVHPGMRHAGPIRRELGIPTVFNALGPLINPASPAHRLIGVADARLLPIITEVLRRRGVTALVARGDDGLDKLSTATTSQVWIIRDGQARHEVVDPRTLGIPRPAEGALRGGDAAANARVVHDLLAGRPGPVRDVVLLNAAAALAAVTATPGPFAEQLRPAWARCAEVIDSGAAAGTLARWVEVSAGHRHVASR, encoded by the coding sequence GTGACCGAGTCGTGGCCGGCCCTGCTGAGAGCACTGGTCGCCGGTAAGCACCTGACCGGGGGTGCCGCTGGCTGGGCGATGGAACAGATCGTCCGGGGCGACGCCTCGCCCGTCCAGGTGGCCGCTTTCCTCACCGCACTGGGCGCCAAGGGCGCGACGGCGGACGAGCTGGACGGCTGCGTCGACGCGCTGCTGCGAGCGGCCACGCCGGTGTCGATCGCGGGGCCGGCGGTCGACCTGGTCGGCACCGGCGGGGACGGAAAGAATGCCGTCAATGTGTCGACGATGGCCTCCATCGTGGTCGCCGCCACCGGCGCCACCGTGGTCAAGCACGGCGGCCGTTCGGCCTCCGCGACGTCCGCGGGCTCCGCCGACGTAGTGGAGGCGCTCGGCATCCCGCTCGACCTCGATCCCGACGCGCACGTCGGGGTGGCCGCCGAGGCGGGGATCACCTTCCTGTTCGCGCCGCAGGTGCACCCGGGCATGCGGCACGCCGGCCCGATCCGCCGAGAGCTGGGCATTCCCACCGTGTTCAATGCGCTCGGCCCGCTGATCAACCCGGCCTCCCCGGCACACCGCCTGATCGGCGTGGCCGATGCGCGCCTGCTCCCGATCATCACCGAGGTGCTGCGCCGCCGCGGCGTGACGGCCCTGGTGGCTCGCGGCGACGACGGGCTCGACAAGCTCAGCACGGCGACCACGTCGCAGGTGTGGATCATCCGGGACGGCCAGGCCCGGCACGAGGTCGTGGATCCTCGGACGCTGGGCATTCCGCGACCCGCCGAAGGCGCGCTGCGCGGCGGGGACGCGGCGGCCAACGCCCGGGTCGTCCATGACCTGTTGGCCGGGCGGCCCGGGCCGGTCCGGGACGTGGTCCTACTGAACGCGGCTGCGGCCCTGGCCGCCGTGACGGCCACCCCCGGGCCGTTCGCGGAGCAGCTGCGCCCGGCCTGGGCGCGGTGCGCGGAGGTGATCGACAGCGGTGCCGCGGCCGGGACGCTGGCCCGATGGGTCGAGGTGTCGGCAGGGCATCGGCATGTGGCCTCCCGGTAA